The sequence below is a genomic window from Brachyhypopomus gauderio isolate BG-103 chromosome 20, BGAUD_0.2, whole genome shotgun sequence.
GTTAGACTCTGTTGTAGCCTTCGTCTCTTGCTTCTAAGTTTATGTATTAATCACCTGTGCATTCTAGTCTTGTTCATCCAGTTTATTCAGTCCTGTTTATGTTGTGGTTGTGTCATGCTTTAGTGTTAGGTCGTCCGTTGTCGTAGGTAAAGACACACCTTCCTGGGGTGTGTCTAAGTTTAAATATTTCTAGTATTGTGTTTAAGTGGTGTTTCATTTAGTGTGTTGCTTGGTTGCCGTGTTGTCTATCTAGTGTATATTCTTCTGTCCTTAGTTGTTCTCTCTTGTTCCTTTTGGTCTTTGTTTAATTTAATAAATCACATGATACTTGCGTTTGTGTCACACCCGCCCCCTTGATTCATTACAACTAGTGTTTTCTTTCTGAACATTGGGAATATTTTAATTCATATTATAACCTACAGTCTAAATGTAGCTATAGTAGCTGCATTTAACTTGTGGTGACTAATAAACTACAATAGAAGTCATGGCACATCTGATATGCAGAGCCTCAGAACATCACCAAACAACATTTAAGCATTTGGCTACAATATCGCTGGACCCTACCAAAATGTACCTCATAATACGCTCGCAACATTTCTGGATACTTGCTCCTGCTGTCAAGACCAGTGTGGTTATCTTCTGAGGCTTTATCTGGTTCTCCAGGATGTATATCATTGAGAGCTTTGTAGTAGATGCCATCTTGAGTGTAGACCAGTTGCTCCATTTCAAACTGCTCCCCAATCCTTAGTTCCACTTTCTCCTCTTGCTTTGATTGAATGTTGTCTATCTTGTTCTGAATAGCAGTAGTAAGGAAACAAAACACTGAATGGCAGCATGGCATGCCTAAATGAAATGGGAAATGtacatttgtttattttgtgtcATTATATCTTAAAAATATCatttaccatggcaacacacTGGAGAAAAGGGTAGTTGAGGAAGCAGGCTTTACACACATCAGAGAGTTGCTTCTGAATGATATCTGAAAGATTTCACAAACATCATTAATACAGATCACGTCCACAAGGTCTCTTGCTCtgttaggtttttttttaaatccagATTTATCATATTTATCATATCATCAATCCAGGCATTATTTGCCCCAAAGAACTTCGCTGaattaaattatttttcccaGGACAGCTCATAaatataatctctccagagtgtcctgggtcttccccaggGACTCCTCCTAGTTGGACATGCCCGGAGTCTACCCAGGGAACCACCTCAAGTGGGTCATCTCTACGTGGAGGAGCAGAGTCTCCTCaacttatctctaagggagagcccagGCATACGAAAAATGTCTGCAGACATTTCTGAAGAGAAAACGAATTTCAGCCACTTGTATTTGCAGTCTCAGTCTTTCGGTCACTAACCAGAGCCTGTGACCAGAGGTGAGAGCCTGAACATATATTGACtagtaaatcgagagctttgccttttggatcagctctctctttcccacaacGGTCTGGTACAAAAACCGCAACATTGCAGACACTGCACCAATCTGCCTGTCAACTTCccgttccatccttccctcactcatgAACATGAACCCGAACTTCACCACTCCATGAACTGCTTGatctcctccacttgaggcaaggactcactccTGACCTGGATAGGGCACTCCATCCTGATCCGACTGCTTACTATGGTCTCAGTTCTAGAGGTTCTGATCCTTATCTTGGCCGTGTCTCACTTTGCTGCAACCTGAAGCAGCGAGAGCTGTAAGTTCCTGGCCTGATGGCACCAACAGGACCACATAGTCCGCAAAAAGGAGACATGGAATATTGAGGCCACCAAACCATCCACCCTCTGCCACTTGGCTAAACATACCTCTTATGACCCTGAGtgtgtcagtagctggtccctTCAGCTCAATAACAAGTCTCTTCACAACCATCTCAAACACATTATAATCACCGAAGCCAGGCAGCTCCCTTCCTCTGTGTTTCAGGTCATATTCGTTCACCACATCCTGAACTGTTTTATGGTCTGTTGGATATAAAGTATGAACTTTGATGACTAAACATTTTCATAATGTTAAAAGAATATTGTCTTTTGAACAAATTCACATTGCTCTTATATTTTGCGTTTAAAGAGTACACAAAATGTTTGTATGCACAATAAAATACATTGAAACATTTTTCttaaattattatttcaaataacTAAATGATTATTATATCCACTAAATGCGTTTCTGCATATGGATGTATACTCACACGATAGCTTGGTGCTGTCAAGATGGTCTTTCCACTTTTTGAACTCTGTACGAATAAGAATAAATAAGTTGTCCTGACAGACTACTTCCCCAGATACCAAGCGTTTGACCATGTCATTAAATTTTGTCAACGTCTGAAAGAACCACCAGCATAAGATTTAAGCATTTCAGTCAAAAGAATGACCATAGGTTGAAGGGTTCGTGAACATGGCAACAGGAAGTGGCTGCTCACGTCGATGAAGAAGGCCTTCCTCTTCTGAGGGTCCAGAGGTGGGCCTGGCTCACACAGGCTGAGGTTTTTCCTCAGATCCCACAGCTGCTTCTTTATCTGCTCTGAGAGCAGAGGCAGTGATTTCTACAACAGAGAAAACAAAACTATGACTTCTGTTTACACACAATCTGCATAAATGTTTCCTTTGACTGAACAACTGAAACATGTGTGTCAGATTGGAATCCACAAATATAAAAGAACTAGCATTTTGTGCATAATTTTACCTAATGTCATGGGGGGGCCGGCCACAGCACACAGGGGAGCTGCCCACTCACTCTCAGCCACACCCATTCCACATCACTCCCCCACTCACAATCACCCATTTACTCATCCCTTTCACCCATCCCTTTATTTCTCATCACCTCTCCTCCatttaagcccacaggtcccAAACTCCAGTGCAACCTGGACTAGCCTGCTCTACACGTCTAAAGCCTGACTTCGCGACCAGCATTGCCTGCTTtatagacatatataggcaCACGTTATATTTAAAGGATGCACGCTATTCTCATCGGACTTCTATTATCAGACAGCACTATCCTTGTTTCTTTGTTATTGAAGTATGGATATTAAAGATATTTTGCTGCCATCCTCACATTcatttctctctgtcctcccccaacatctaaatgtttttttctgtggaAAAAATTCTTCAATCAGATGGACAGCATTAAGTATTTTATTTTGTGAAGGCTTTTAAATTTTCTAAACTATAATGTGAAAATGTTCTTACTTTTTAACTCTCTGTCATTGTAACAACAAAAATGCATTTGAATAACTACAATGCCAAAATGTCTGCATATGGAAGCCTTTTATAAAACTTAAAATGTGTTGAAAAACACAAGTTGAGAATACTGTGTTAAAAAATACATACTTTAATGTGATCAACCAGGTCTTGAGTCAGTTTGGTGGCAAGGCACTGGACAGTTGCTTTCTCCTCATACAGAAGGCAACTGTTTAGGAAAACAGGAAGTATTTTGTAGGCACTGTTGTTTATCACCACATAATCATTGAGACAGCTGTTGCAAATATGAGGTCTTCATAAGAATGTAACCTGAAGAATTCATGACGTCTGAAGAAATCTCTCTCCACACGAGTGGCTTCATCCAGAGAAATTCTGTCATCAATTTGTTTTTGGCCACGGCATTTAACAATGACATATCCTTTACTCAAGGGAATCACCTGATTTCTGACTATATCTAGGACATTTTGTTCTGTTCCTCTATCAATAAGGTCTGGTTTGGTGAGAATAGCTGTTAAAAAAGAATTAAAACTATTATGCACATTGTTATTGGTAGCACTGATATTAGCAGTGATATTAGATGTGTGCTAAACATACCCAGAGTTCTTTTCCCTTCAGGGTCCACTTCTTGTGCCATTTTCAATGCTTCTGTTGTTGCAATGTCAACATTACATGGAACCACGACCAAATTGATAGTTTCGTCTCTCTCAATATATTTTCGTATGAGATTTTTAATCtatgcagcaaaataaatttttttacatTGAATAAAACTGACAATGCAATTAATGACAACAAAATGTCATGTTTAGTTTGCTTTTACCTGAAATCCAATGTCATCAGGTTGACCTTTTACAGGAACTCTAGCAATCCCAGGTAGATCAATCAATGTGAGGTCACACACATCAGGGGCCATGATCTCcagagtgatgaggtcatcacaTATTCCTACACCTTCTCCTGCCAGCTTATTCTGGGCTGTTGGAGAAATTGTAGTGTGAATGGATTTTTAGAATAATGTTAACGTCCACAATTTTCTTTCAAATCAACAAAACAAGGATGTCACGTTTTCATATTATCAGAAACTGTACTAACCTGTCCGAACATGACGCTCGACCAGAGAGGGGTCATCAAACTCAATGTATTTATCGTTGTAAGATATGATTGCTCTCCAACAAACTCCGCCCCTAATCTTCCTCAGCTTCAGCTCCAGGGGACATCTGGTAACAATACCTACAGTGGACAGACAAAACAGCACATTTGAGAACTGATTCTCCTTTATGTTAACTGGTCCAGTCTCCTTAAAGAAGAAGTGAGAATATCACAGGGCTTCATATGAAAGTGACTATTAAGTGCCAGTTGATAAAACCttgaattaaatattaattaagCATAGTCTTGCAAATGCTAATtgatttataaatatttataaattgCAACTCACCACTCCCCCTGGGTAATGCCACACCAGATAAGGCTTCTAACACCGAGCTTTTTCCAGAGCTCTGGTCTCCAATCACTGCTATAGTTGGCAGAGCCAAATCGTCTTCGATACCAATTAGCCTTAGAGAGTCAATCAGGTCAATATATGGACGAACCCTCTCCTCTAGATGGCTATGGAACAGCCCTTCCATTGGTTTACTGTGAACACCAAAAAGTTATCAAATTATATACAAGATCAcgtcaataaataaaatacaaggAATGTAAATATTTGTCAAATCTACCTGAGCACCAAAAAACTTTACAAACCTGTTTTCAGTAGAAAGGGGGATATTTTCAGAGTTTTCTTCTGTAATCTCCATTATTTAGGAAATCTCTGGCTTTGACTTTCTTCAGAGAGTTTATTGCAGCTGCAAATATGTATTCTTAGATAATAAGATTTAGGGTTTTACTTAGCTGGCTGTCTTCAACAATGTGACTTCAGAAAGAACATGGAAAGTGAAATTGATCAGGTGACTATATAGgcacccacacccactgctCCACCTCTCATGAGAAGTACAATTCTCATAAGTCAAACAATACTCAAACATCTTATCAAGactttcatatttcatatgaaAAAACTGAAGACCACACAGTTCCAACCTTTGTTCAGCCCTCCCCTATGCCCTTCATCTTATCAAACATTTATCACatcattttttttgtttcttttagaaATTCCCCCTAACCGCTATGAAAAATCCCCTTATCCTGCATAACTGGTTCCACAGCACAGCTCCCTGTTCTAAAGCTCAGAGACAAACATCTTGACAATGCTTTCAACTATTAACCGCTCCCaggatttacatttacatttatggcatttggcagacacccttatccagagcgagttacatttttatctcatttttttaatacaagtgagcaattgagggttaagggccttgctcaggggcacctcagtcatggcctcaggtctgggaatcgaacccgggaccctccggtcacaagaccagttccctaaccaccaggccatgccTGCCCCCAGAACTTGGCACTCAAACATACACGTAATTAACAGTTAACTCTGTTTGTTTGCCCAGTTTGGCTTAAACATCACATGGTGAAATGTGCACTGTTGAGATACTGCTACTGGATAATAATATAACCTAAAGGAAGTATCTTTGagtctagagacaccaaacttgtcaTAATTCCAGCCAGGGGAAGGACCCCTGCACCAATGGAGGAGTTAAGGAAACGATGTTTCCCTACCAGGGTATGATCAAGAACTCTGGACTGAAGTTGATACCTATAAGTGTCTATACCAGGATTTAACATTTGAACATTGTAATATGTAGTTGATAAAAATAGATATAAATAGATGTAGTTGACATAAATCCACCACTTAGGACCCCTCATGTGTTAAGTATTAATGGGTCcagtcagggccggagtgggacactttttcaacctgggagtttcatgcccaaatccggcccaaaattattttcccctcccaatcggcccaaactagagattgacatgagaatcctcccgaatctcccgattagtcaCTCCAGCTCTGGGTCTAGTCCAAGAACCGTTCAGTGTATAATCATTTATATCTCCCATGCATTATTCTGGATCATATGCTCATATGCAGGTGCTGTGTTATTTTAGACTTATGCATGACCAGATATTAGTGTGTGATATGATGTCTTAGATTTAGGCATACCTAGGTATAaatgtgtgctgtgttatttcAAACGTAGGCATATCCATGTATTTCTGTGTTACTTGTCTCTCTATGCATTATGTGCCATTTATCATCTAAATGTATAAGTGAAAGATGGCTCAGGATTTTGAATGACAAAAAATCAAACTAATACACAATTAAGTGATAGGGATTGATATAGACAGGAATAGAGGGTTTCTTTGTCATCTGTGTTACTGTTTCTGCCTAGTCAACTTGTCGTTATCTGCTAACTGGACCTGGGGAAATCCTGTGATTTCAACACTCGCCCTTTCTCTCAAGATAAACCCCTTTTTGCGACAaagttaatgaatattcattaagtTCCAATAGTTAGCTGTGTAACTGACCAATACGTTTACTATGATCACAACCATGGctggagtgggccactttttcagcccgggagtttcatgcgcaaatccggcccaaaataatttttccaacccaattggcccaaactagagatcgacgtgagccggcccatcgggaatcctcccgaatctcccgat
It includes:
- the LOC143484138 gene encoding interferon-induced GTP-binding protein Mx3-like isoform X1, with amino-acid sequence MEITEENSENIPLSTENSKPMEGLFHSHLEERVRPYIDLIDSLRLIGIEDDLALPTIAVIGDQSSGKSSVLEALSGVALPRGSGIVTRCPLELKLRKIRGGVCWRAIISYNDKYIEFDDPSLVERHVRTAQNKLAGEGVGICDDLITLEIMAPDVCDLTLIDLPGIARVPVKGQPDDIGFQIKNLIRKYIERDETINLVVVPCNVDIATTEALKMAQEVDPEGKRTLAILTKPDLIDRGTEQNVLDIVRNQVIPLSKGYVIVKCRGQKQIDDRISLDEATRVERDFFRRHEFFSCLLYEEKATVQCLATKLTQDLVDHIKKSLPLLSEQIKKQLWDLRKNLSLCEPGPPLDPQKRKAFFIDTLTKFNDMVKRLVSGEVVCQDNLFILIRTEFKKWKDHLDSTKLSYHKTVQDVVNEYDLKHRGRELPGFGDYNVFEMVVKRLVIELKGPATDTLRVIRDIIQKQLSDVCKACFLNYPFLQCVAMNKIDNIQSKQEEKVELRIGEQFEMEQLVYTQDGIYYKALNDIHPGEPDKASEDNHTGLDSRSKYPEMLRAYYEIAVQRLADQVPMLIRYFMLKESAQLLCSEMLALMDGANVMEVLREESDSSRHRIDMQNRVDRLNLAQEKLSNFV
- the LOC143484138 gene encoding interferon-induced GTP-binding protein Mx2-like isoform X2, coding for MEITEENSENIPLSTENSKPMEGLFHSHLEERVRPYIDLIDSLRLIGIEDDLALPTIAVIGDQSSGKSSVLEALSGVALPRGSGIVTRCPLELKLRKIRGGVCWRAIISYNDKYIEFDDPSLVERHVRTAQNKLAGEGVGICDDLITLEIMAPDVCDLTLIDLPGIARVPVKGQPDDIGFQIKNLIRKYIERDETINLVVVPCNVDIATTEALKMAQEVDPEGKRTLAILTKPDLIDRGTEQNVLDIVRNQVIPLSKGYVIVKCRGQKQIDDRISLDEATRVERDFFRRHEFFSCLLYEEKATVQCLATKLTQDLVDHIKKSLPLLSEQIKKQLWDLRKNLSLCEPGPPLDPQKRKAFFIDTLTKFNDMVKRLVSGEVVCQDNLFILIRTEFKKWKDHLDSTKLSYHKTVQDVVNEYDLKHRGRELPGFDIIQKQLSDVCKACFLNYPFLQCVAMNKIDNIQSKQEEKVELRIGEQFEMEQLVYTQDGIYYKALNDIHPGEPDKASEDNHTGLDSRSKYPEMLRAYYEIAVQRLADQVPMLIRYFMLKESAQLLCSEMLALMDGANVMEVLREESDSSRHRIDMQNRVDRLNLAQEKLSNFV